One part of the Salmo salar chromosome ssa10, Ssal_v3.1, whole genome shotgun sequence genome encodes these proteins:
- the LOC106561331 gene encoding dynein light chain roadblock-type 2 yields the protein MAEVEETLKRIQTHKGVIGTIVVNAEGIPIRTTLDNSTTVQYAGLLHQLTMKARSTVRDLDPQNDLTFLRIRSKKHEIMVAPDKEYLLIVIQNPSE from the exons GCAGAAGTTGAGGAGACACTAAAGAGAATTCAAACTCACAAAGGTGTAATTGGAACAATAGTTGTTAATGCCGAGG GTATCCCAATCAGAACTACCTTAGACAACTCCACTACGGTGCAGTATGCTGGTCTGCTGCACCAGCTCACTATGAAAGCCAGGAGCACAGTCCGAGACCTCGACCCTCAGAACGACCTGACCTTCCTCCGCATCCGCTCCAAGAAGCATGAGATCATGGTGGCACCTG acAAGGAGTATCTATTGATAGTCATCCAGAACCCCAGTGAATAG